The nucleotide sequence gaagagatttactcggTCATTTGATCTgcaggtacaccagcgagttcacacgggggagagaccgttcacctgttctgactgtgggaagggattccatGGATCATCCGACCTTCATAGACACCAGCGatttcacaccggggagaagccgatCACTTGCCCAGTCTGTGGGATAGGATTCACTTTATTATCTGGCCTACGGagacaccaatcagttcacactggggagaggccgttcacctgctcagtctgtgggaagacattcagtCAGTCATTTGACCTACAaagtcaccaacgagttcacactggtgagaggccattcacctgctcagactgtgggaagacattcactcagtcatcccacctacagagtcaccagagagttcacactggggagaggccgttcacctgtagtaaatgtgggaagggattcactcagttatctaaccttgtgacacactaccgggttcacactgggagaAAATTTCAATAACCTGcttgctggatatttgtccatcaccattgctgaatgcaattttgagagtgactgtcggtgctgaactctgcaattattgctgctgctcaccacacccagttctgcaccctggtcactgggcatgggaggagtttcttctgctgtacattcacctttaatgggactggatctgagacaaataaattagttctattttgaactttgtcattggtacttagtgaatttataacacacctagtgtacagtagagcaTCAACTCAGGCCAGCTGATCCTGCCAATGATTCAGTTTCATGAcggtccttttaaatcctcccctgttgttcatctcTCGATCTCCCTGTGGTGATCGgatccaaacagtcaccactctgtgggtgaagaggtttccctcgAATTTCCTGCAGACTGGAGAAGTCGagttgactgcagttctgtctgagattaACTACCAATGACATTCTCCATCAGCCCAGAGATTAGAGGGCTGAAGGAGAATGTCATTGGTAGTTAATCTCCTTATTCAcagctcatttccacattatgggtcattttccctgcttctaaagggttaTTTGAAaacacactgtcctctaaagactgaaaacAGAATGGGAAACCGTCAGTTGGATGTGCAACGCAGCAGAGTTAGAAACCAGAGGTGGGTCTGCACAGGGCAtagtttggggctctggacgatggtcggtgtaagaacgtatgatgaggagaagggaatcagcagcgggACGTGGCTACTACAGAGTGgaaacatttggaagctgattgacagagaaaatcttcTGTTTGTCTGACTCATGACACAAGCAAtacctgtggtgaggtgctccactggttgaGGAACATGTGtatgttgggaatggttttatcgattgaaggagctgttcctgcttgtttatcctgtaatattttaTCCGGGTGGTTATTATGGactgtcctatctgaaataatgtattgattatcgtATAATTTGTAAaattttgactctaaaactggatcaggcttgaatttatggtgcctttatgaagtgatggagaatcttaaagcaagattttgttgaatgttatttgccaagattgagttaaactgctgcaggatcctggaatgtgttggattgtgtctggattctcttggcattttctgcacttactaCCTTGTTTGTACTTTATGTATTGTTGATATTTTTGTGTTAACCAGCTTTTCCTGTAATTCCCTCGGTTTCTGGGTAGTGGTCTCTAACTCTGAGTGGGGTACTCGATGTTTCTTTGTCAACACCTTGTCTGCTCAGATCACTGGAATGGCTTCCATGAGGGACATACTGATTACACTGGTTAACGTTCTTCCCCAGAGTGATAATTCATTTTTCTGAGGTGGCCTCTCATTTACGTTTGCTGCTCTGTACTTCGTATCATAATTATGTATAATACCATCATAAGACCAAAAGAATAGCAGCAGAATTGGGTCCACTGTCCGATCGAGTCTGCTCGGCCATTTCAAttgtggctgatctttttttgtctcctcttcaaccccagttcccagccatctcccagtaatctttgatgccatgtcaaatcaagaatctaacaatctctgccttaaatataccaaacgacgtggcctctgcagctgcatgaggcaacaaattccaccgatttaccaccctctggctaaagaaatttctctgcatcactgttttgaatggactcccctctatcctgatgctgtgccctcttcctaaccggaagaccataatctgtgtggattggtgataatatctcctcgctgacgatcaacactggcactccTCAGGGGTGTGCGTTTAGCCCACTGCACTATTCTCCATATGCACATAACTGtgtctaggcatagctcaaataacaTCTACTGATtttctgacgatacaaccattgttggtagaatctcagatggtgatgcgagggcgtacaggagtgagatatgccaactagtggagtggtgtcacagtcaAAACCTAGCACTCTACATCAGTAAGAcgcaagagctgattgtgaacctgaggaagggtaagacgaagaaaCGCATACCAATTCtcacagagagatcagaagtggagagagttagCAATTAATTTTTCCCTCGAATGATAACCTCTACATGCGAAACTAATGCTGATTTGCTCATCATTCACTGTTATTGTTGCAAAATATTTCCCTACACTCCAGCTGGAAAATTGGCTGAAATTTCTAATTGTGGAAAACACTGCCTTGTATTCCAGGTATCACTCCAGAAATGATTTGCTTTCTGAATGGGCCATTCGCATTGAGTGCAGCGGTACTCTCAACAGTGGCAGGAAGAGAACCACCCACCATGTGGGAATCTGATCCAAGTTCTTAGCGGCACGGAGATGAATGAGAAAGATTCAAATGTGTTGGCAATTCAACATAACACATTTTTGTTTCCGGTTCGGTGAGGTTTTATTACTGTCCTGGTCAAAGCCCGACTAAAATGTTTTATAATCACAGACGCTTTATCGGCCTGTGGTGCTGTAGGCCTTTGATCTTGTCTCCATCTGTTTGCATTCGGATCTGATGCTCCTGCTGTTTGAGACAGTGATTATAACTTTCTATACATTTAATGATATTTTATCAACATTTCTGAAGCTGAAATGGTCTGAATTGGTAAAGTGTGACAACTTCTGTGTTATTTTGAGGTGCACCACCAGTCGTGAGATGATGTGTTATTACAGTGTGTTTCTCGTTCGTATAAAATCCACCCCTATTAGGAGCAAAAAATCAGACGTGATACTTGTTTGTGTTTATTTTTGGGGTGAATTAGAAATTCTGATTAGAGTTGATTTGCTTCCCTCCACATTTTCTCCGACAACGGAATCTCTGAAAACACTTACGGTGTGAATTATTTCTGAATGATTCATTCATCCGTGCATCTCCCATCCATTTCAAATtttcaaatatatattttaaatataactaattcagcagatgctggaaaccagatgcgacaggcagacacacacacacacacacacacacacacacacacacacacacacacaacgctggaggaagtcagcagagtgggcagcatttatggaaatggataaacagttgacgtatcgggctgagacctttttcAGGTCTGGAGAGTAAGGGgggagacgccagaataaaatggcATGAGGAGGGGAAAGGTGATAGAGGAAACCAGGTGAAAGGCGAAGGGCTAGAGCGGAAGGAATCTGttaagagaggacagtggagtaCAGGAAAAACAGAAGCAgttaggaagtgataggcaggtgaaaataGGCATGACCCCAGAGAGGTGAACAGAAGAagatgggagggggaggaattttttttattgtcattcataACACCAGGTTGGAGACTCCCTAGATGGAAAATATGTTGTCGCTCCCCCGTCTTGAGACAAGCCTCACCACGGCACAAGAGGAAGCAATGGACTGAAAATGTCGGATCggaaatgggaatcagaattaaaatgttgggaTGCTGGGAAGCGCCGCTTTTCACGCTGCAGCGATGGTACTCGACGAAATGAGGTCCAATTTAtcattggtctcaccaatgtagagaaggccgaACCAAGGGCACCAGACACAACAGACGAccacagcagattcacaggtgaaatgttgccttacCTGGAGGGAACGCGTTTCAGCCTGGACTAATGGTGAGAGAGGAGATGAATGTGTGGTTGTAGCACTTTGgggcttgcagggataagtgccgtgAGGGTGTTAGGTGTGGAGGGCTGAATGAAACGGGAttatggagggagtgatccctgcagaaagcggagagaTGGGTTGGGAGGTAGTGATATCTTTGTTGGTAGCATCGCTTTAAAAGTGGGATCAGCCTGTAGGCGCTCACCAGGTCTTccgccaccttaacagtgatgcagttgctcttACCTACCACGCCATGACGTTTCACACCCAAAAATCATAGTTTGTAAATTCAGCCATTTCCAAAGAGATCgtagaaaaaaaattatctttaCCTCACCATCACCGCCACACAACCGCTCTCCACTTCCCACAGAGATCACTTCCTCCGTTATTCCGTTTCCATTCCGAACCTCACTATTCATCTCCCTCCCGGCGCTTATCCCTGCAAGAGGCCACAGTGCTACATGCCCATCCACCTCCTACCTCAGCACCAGTCTTTgtccccaaacagcccttccaggtgaggcaacaatcTACCTACGAATCCACTGGGGTAGTCTGTGTGTCCAATGTTCCCAAGGCAGCtttctctacattggcgagacccatcATTCATCGGGGACCATTTCGTCGAGCAGCTCAGCTCCATCGACCAAAAACAGATCTTACCCCAGGCAAAACCTTCGATTCCTATTCCTGTTCCTGTTCCGCAGATTTCTCTTCTTCCATGATGAGACCACccgcagggtggaggagcaacaacctACAGTCTatgttgtctgggtagcctcaatcctgatggcatgaatttcgATTCTCCTTCCCGTGGAAAGAATGATCACCCTTCCCCGTTTTATTCTATTCCTcaatctggccttttacctcttctcacctgcttatcacttcctCGTCGGTTCTCTCcagcttccctttctcctatggtccattctccagtccagtcaggttccttcctctccatccctttagTTTTCCCGTCCACCAGGCTTGACCTATCACCGTCCAGCTTCCCTTCTCATCCTCtgttacctttttattctggcgtctcacCACTTCGtttccggtcctgaagaagggtctcggcccggcaCTTCGGCTGTATATTCActcccatagatgccgcctgacctgcggagttcctctgGCAGTTGGTTTGTGTCGCTTTTAGTACTTTTGTTGTGAGTTATCGTGACGGAGAGTGCGAGTCAAATGTGTTATTTCCATGTTTTTGAGCCATTGATGCCTCATTGCCTTTCAATAATGAAGTTGAGTTAAAAACAGTGTGACCCATAATGTTGAGGTTATGAAtgactctgaaaacctgtactCAGATAAGGTGCTTTGACGGCCAGGAATTTTCCATCCTTTCAGCTACAGGCATGTGGAGCGAGTTACTGTCAGAAATATCAAGCTGCCATTGCTCTCACGACGTGATTTTTCAGATGGTCATTAGCCTGATGGTACATGAGTAGATTTTTAAGTCTACAAATTTATTTGTCAGTTTCATGGCTCCGATTTGTGATTATCCCATTGACGGGTTGTATGTTATTAGTCTGTTTATAGGTTGTGGTGCGTTATAACATTGAAACTTTCACTGTGCTTGAACAGCAGCATTTTTTGTTATTCAGTGTGTTCTATACTTGCTTTGTTGTCTGGCGCAACCCTCGTACGGCTCTGGGGCTAACATTTGGGATTATGTTTGTGGTTGTAGTCTACTCTATGTGATGCATCCGAGAGGTTACCGAGTGTTTAATCCTCCTTAACGAACGGAACAAAGCGGTAGAGGAAATGGATGAGGTTGGTAAGGATCCTTAGGGAAGGGTGAGGGACATGAAGTGTTGAAACTAGAGAGTTGTGTCTGTCCATCCAGGGCGAACTTGGAGCGACACGGATAATCAATGGACAACATTCCGACTGCCCTCCTGAAAACAGAAGCGAAGGACGCTGGTTTAATAGACCATCAGTGTCGAATCCTTTTCAAAATGAGTGACAGAGGAGAATGTAGCATCTCCTTCAGCTGTTCACTGAGCTCAGTCTGACTGACGAGGTTAAGAGCTCAGATGTTGCAGCATGCAGCACAGTTCATTGAAACATGAAGGAATATGCAAACAACGTGGGACGTCCACTGTATGAACCATCCTGTTCCAGATAGCCATCACCCCAGACCATGCCCATATAGGATGAAATCTGCCGAGATACCCAGCAGTAAAACCAAGGGTTTTCGGAGGTTTTCGGGGTCGCTGTAATTTTGACTACTACTTGGAGCCCGGAGTCTGCCTTGGGCTCTGCTGACCACTAAATGGTTCGTGATGGTGAAAGCATTGAGCACAACAACAAGGAATGGGCTCACAGTTGAAAAGACAGAACGAAGAACACATATTACTGTCCAAAATAGTGACATAAGTAATTCTTAACTCTGCATGCAAAGGCATGTTAAAggaaggatatatatatatatatagaccgTGAAGAACTTTAAGCAACTCAGTGAAGGCGCAAAGGTCAGAATCACATCCGCCGTTCTCCCGGTACAATACTTAGCGTTTAGATCCTGGAatcaaatggccacaaatcgatcaaaggtgaaggcgacggtgaaccaaacagagcaatctgTGGCGGCCTGCAATAAGAAGACGTGGGTTCTACACACGCGGACGTAAAACAGGAAGGAGAAGCCTTCGGAATTTTCATCAATATAACGTCCAGGAAAACGACCGCTAGGTCAGCCGCTGACATGGCCA is from Hemitrygon akajei unplaced genomic scaffold, sHemAka1.3 Scf000049, whole genome shotgun sequence and encodes:
- the LOC140720993 gene encoding uncharacterized protein, with amino-acid sequence MTHQRVHTGKRLFTCSDCGKGFTQSSGLVIHLRVHTGERPFTCSDCGKRFTRSFDLQVHQRVHMGERPFTCSDCGKGFTQSSGLVIHLRVHTGERPFTCSDCGKRFTRSFDLQVHQRVHTGERPFTCSDCGKGFHGSSDLHRHQRFHTGEKPITCPVCGIGFTLLSGLRRHQSVHTGERPFTCSVCGKTFSQSFDLQSHQRVHTGERPFTCSDCGKTFTQSSHLQSHQRVHTGERPFTCSKCGKGFTQLSNLVTHYRVHTGRKFQ